TTAAATTACTATGATGACCAGTTCTACTTAAGTTTTGAAGGATATACGCCTTCTGAACCAGATACTGTATTTAAAGATTTCATAAACGATTTAAAAGATTTCTTATCTACACAGAGTTAAAGATATGGAAAAAAAGCAATTCCTCTTAACTTTTAGAATGCGATAATTCAGTACTACCTAATTCAATAAAAACCCCCTAAAATTCCACTCAATCTAAACTAATCTGAAACTGATATGTCTACCCAACCATGGCTCAACCAAGGCAGCCTTGTCCTTGCAAGTAATAACAAAGGCAAAGTGGTCGAATTTGAACATCTCTTTCAACAACTTGATCTTCCTGTCGAGATTATCCCTCAAGGTAAACTTGATATTGAAGATGCGATTGAAGACGGTCTCAGCTTTGTTGAAAATGCCATTATCAAAGCACGCCATGCCTCTAAGCTTTCAGGTAAACCTGCACTTGCAGATGACTCTGGACTGTGTGTCCCAATTTTAGGCGGTGCACCAGGCATCTACTCGGCACGCTATGCCGGTGAGCATGGTAATGATGCTGCCAACAACCAAAAACTGTTGGCCGATCTTGCGCCTTTGCGTAAAGACGGTGAAGCGATTGAAGGGATGTTTGTCTGTGTCTTGGCACTGGTCACGCATGCAGAAGATCCACTACCACAAATTTTCCAAGGCATCTGGAAAGGTGAGATTTTAGCAGCAGCACGTGGTGAAAACGGTTTTGGTTATGACCCTTTATTCTGGTTACCAGAATTAAATATTTCCAGTGCTGAACTGAGCAAAGCTGATAAAAATAAGATCAGCCATCGCGGTCAAGCGATGCAGTTATTTAAAGCCAGTCTGATTTAACTAATCAAAGTGCCCTCCTAGATGAGGGCATTTTTTATATGCAGCAATAGACCATAGACCACAATCACCACACAGCTCACGATGGTTCCTGCAGCAATATAACGAGCCGAAATGCCCGTACCTTGATAATGGGTTTCCAAAGCAACAATATTAGCGGCAGGCGGTAAACAAAATAAGAAAAACAGTACAGGGAGCAATGATTCAATCTGCGGAATCGCAATAAAATAATAGGTCAACGTACAGATCACCACACCACACAAGAGCTTGAACATTAAGGTTCGCATACTCAGCCACAAATCAGCCATATCTACGCGGGTATGTCTCAGCCACATCCCCAAAATACACATGCCCGCAAAGCTCATCCCAAATTTGGCAATATCATACAACCCCTCTAGAACAAAATTGCCCTGCCAATGATGAGCCCCCAAGAGCCATAACATCAAGGCTGCAAATAAGGCCAAGACTGGCGGTGACTTAAGAACTTTATGCAGTGTTGCAAGGTAATTCGTCGGCCCTTCTGAAACCGCAGCAACTGCCCAAATATTGCCAAACAGTGAACCCCCAATATACAGCGCGATCATGGCACCACTGATCTGCTCTCCAAATAAGGCGATGGCAAATGGAAAACCCAGCCAGCCAATATTGCTATAACTCACACAGAGCGCTTGTAAGCGATCCTTTGAGAAGTGGAAAAAACCATAAAATAGAAGAATCGATGTAATAAAACTAAATCCCATTAGTGCAAAGCTACCTGCCTGATAGAACACCATGTTGTAGATGATCACCACAGGAATAAATAAGCGTGCCAATAAAGAAGATAAAATTTTCTTTGCCTGTTCCGCGACTTTGAATTGAGCAAGCAACAGCCCGAAAATAAAGGCACTGATGGGGAGAATAAAGGTCATGTCGATCTGTTTTTATCATGTCTTGATATGCTGCTTATGCTAGCACTATTTACCGTTGGGTAAATGCACTGTCTTAAAACTGCAATATAAGTGTCACATCTTTGTCATGCCAAGCTGTTGAGATATATCCAAAGTTTTATAGGAATAGAGCGATGGCTGGTTTATCAATTTGGCATGTACTGATTTTTGCAATTGTAGTGATTCTACTGTTCGGTACATCGAAGCTAAAAAACCTCGGGAAAGATGTTGGCGGTGCAGTCAAAGACTTCAAAAAATCCATGAAAGAAGAAGAAGCGGCTACACCTTTAAATGAACCTCGCACCATTGATGCTCAAGTAAAAAATACTGAAAGCTCAGTAAAAAGCTAAGCGAGCACGATTATGCTGAATTTGGGAATGACCGAAATCTTTTGCTTTGCCGTGATTGCATTGCTGGTGCTCGGTCCTGATAAATTGCCAGAAGCTGCACGGTTCGTAGCGAAATGGTATGGAAAAATTAAAAAGTTTATCAACAACATTCAGAACGAAATTGATCGAGAATTACGCCTTTCTGAGTTCCGCGAAGAAATGCAAAAAGAAATTGATAAAATCACTGAACTTGAACGCAGAATGCAACAACAGCTAGACGCGCTTAAAAATACACAAACGCCTTCTGAAGCTGACGAAGTAAAAACTGAGACGAAAGCCCCAATCATCTATACGCTTTTTTCTCAGCAAGCGATCATCCCTTTCAGTCTTGAATATCAAAAGCAGTTACCTTTCAAACTCGAGCCGAAGCGACCGACTCAACCGTTTGATACAGAATTAAAGATTGCCGTATGAGCCAATTACCATCGACTTCAGTCACTCCTGAGGAATCCTTACAACAAATGCCTGTGATGCAGCATTTGATTGTGCTGCGACAATATCTATTTAAGATTGTTGGGGTAACGATTTTTCTTTTCTTCTGCTTATTGCCCTTTAGAAATACCACCTATCAATGGTTGTCTGAGCCATTAAGACAACAGCTGCCTGCAACCTCCACCATGATTGCAACCGATGTCACTGCAACATTTATGGCACCGTTTAAGCTGAATTTATTTGTCGCGTTTATGTTGGCAATGCCGTATATCATTTATCAAATCTGGTCA
This genomic stretch from Acinetobacter sp. C32I harbors:
- the tatB gene encoding Sec-independent protein translocase protein TatB, producing the protein MLNLGMTEIFCFAVIALLVLGPDKLPEAARFVAKWYGKIKKFINNIQNEIDRELRLSEFREEMQKEIDKITELERRMQQQLDALKNTQTPSEADEVKTETKAPIIYTLFSQQAIIPFSLEYQKQLPFKLEPKRPTQPFDTELKIAV
- a CDS encoding permease produces the protein MTFILPISAFIFGLLLAQFKVAEQAKKILSSLLARLFIPVVIIYNMVFYQAGSFALMGFSFITSILLFYGFFHFSKDRLQALCVSYSNIGWLGFPFAIALFGEQISGAMIALYIGGSLFGNIWAVAAVSEGPTNYLATLHKVLKSPPVLALFAALMLWLLGAHHWQGNFVLEGLYDIAKFGMSFAGMCILGMWLRHTRVDMADLWLSMRTLMFKLLCGVVICTLTYYFIAIPQIESLLPVLFFLFCLPPAANIVALETHYQGTGISARYIAAGTIVSCVVIVVYGLLLHIKNALI
- the rdgB gene encoding RdgB/HAM1 family non-canonical purine NTP pyrophosphatase, translating into MSTQPWLNQGSLVLASNNKGKVVEFEHLFQQLDLPVEIIPQGKLDIEDAIEDGLSFVENAIIKARHASKLSGKPALADDSGLCVPILGGAPGIYSARYAGEHGNDAANNQKLLADLAPLRKDGEAIEGMFVCVLALVTHAEDPLPQIFQGIWKGEILAAARGENGFGYDPLFWLPELNISSAELSKADKNKISHRGQAMQLFKASLI
- the tatA gene encoding Sec-independent protein translocase subunit TatA, which gives rise to MAGLSIWHVLIFAIVVILLFGTSKLKNLGKDVGGAVKDFKKSMKEEEAATPLNEPRTIDAQVKNTESSVKS